In Halopelagius longus, the following proteins share a genomic window:
- a CDS encoding acyl-CoA mutase large subunit family protein, with product MFDPDELERIRDAKAEWEEETLSPTLSRFGEREEEFTTDTRGQSVKRLYTPEDVADHDYLADEGFPGEEPYTRGVYPTMHRGRLWTMRQYAGFGTAEETNERYHYLIDNGQTGLSVAFDLPTQMGYDSDAEMAAGEVGKSGVAIDSLRDMETLFDGIPLDEVSTSMTINAPASVLLAMYVAVGDQQGVPREELRGTVQNDIMKEYIARNLYIYPPEESMRIITDVFEFCAAETPKFNTISISGYHIREAGSTAAQEVAFTLANGIEYVQAALDAGQDVDEFAPQLSFFFNAHNNVFEEVAKFRAARRMWAKIMEDRFGAENPKSKQLKFHTQTGGSTLTAQQVENNVVRVAYQAMAAVLGGTQSLHTNGKDEALSLPTEKSVRTALRTQQILAHESGVADTIDPLAGSYYVESLTDEVEAEAFDIIEEIDDRGGMLEAVKSQWVQRQIQDVAYERQREIEEGERIIVGVNEFRTDEDPDADVQEVDEEDEARQLDRLDEVRAERDDEAVDATLEALRTAANGDDNLVPYIVEAVKAYATVGEISNVLREVFGEYHPSHA from the coding sequence ATGTTCGACCCGGACGAGTTAGAGCGAATCCGCGACGCCAAAGCGGAGTGGGAGGAGGAGACGCTCTCGCCGACGCTGAGTCGGTTCGGGGAACGCGAGGAGGAGTTCACCACCGACACGCGGGGGCAGTCGGTGAAGCGACTGTACACGCCCGAGGACGTGGCGGACCACGACTACCTCGCCGACGAGGGGTTCCCCGGGGAGGAACCGTACACCCGCGGCGTCTACCCGACGATGCACCGCGGCCGCCTGTGGACGATGCGGCAGTACGCCGGATTCGGAACCGCAGAAGAGACGAACGAGCGGTACCACTACCTCATCGACAACGGGCAGACCGGCCTCTCGGTGGCGTTCGACCTGCCGACGCAGATGGGCTACGACTCCGACGCCGAAATGGCCGCCGGCGAGGTGGGGAAGTCCGGCGTCGCCATCGACTCCCTGCGCGACATGGAGACGCTGTTCGACGGCATCCCCTTGGACGAGGTGTCCACCTCGATGACCATCAACGCGCCCGCGTCGGTGCTGTTGGCGATGTACGTCGCCGTCGGCGACCAACAGGGCGTCCCCCGCGAGGAACTGCGCGGGACCGTCCAGAACGACATCATGAAGGAGTACATCGCGCGGAACCTCTACATCTACCCGCCCGAGGAGTCGATGCGCATCATCACCGACGTCTTCGAGTTCTGCGCGGCGGAGACGCCGAAGTTCAACACCATCTCCATCTCGGGGTACCACATCCGCGAGGCGGGTTCGACGGCGGCCCAAGAGGTGGCGTTCACCCTGGCGAACGGCATCGAGTACGTGCAGGCGGCCCTCGACGCCGGACAGGACGTAGACGAGTTCGCCCCCCAACTCTCCTTTTTCTTCAACGCGCACAACAACGTCTTCGAGGAGGTGGCGAAGTTCCGCGCCGCCCGGCGCATGTGGGCGAAGATAATGGAGGATAGGTTCGGCGCGGAGAACCCCAAATCGAAGCAACTGAAGTTCCACACCCAGACCGGCGGGTCGACGCTGACGGCCCAGCAGGTGGAGAACAACGTCGTCCGCGTCGCCTATCAGGCGATGGCGGCCGTCCTCGGCGGGACCCAGAGCCTCCACACAAACGGGAAGGACGAGGCCCTGTCGCTTCCGACGGAGAAGAGCGTGCGAACCGCGCTCCGAACCCAGCAGATTCTCGCCCACGAGTCCGGCGTCGCGGACACCATCGACCCCCTCGCGGGGAGTTACTACGTCGAGTCGCTCACCGACGAGGTGGAGGCGGAGGCGTTCGACATCATCGAAGAGATAGACGACCGCGGCGGCATGCTGGAGGCGGTGAAGTCCCAGTGGGTCCAACGGCAGATACAGGACGTAGCGTACGAACGGCAACGCGAGATAGAGGAGGGCGAGCGAATCATCGTCGGCGTCAACGAGTTCCGCACGGACGAGGACCCCGACGCCGACGTCCAAGAGGTAGACGAGGAGGACGAGGCCCGACAACTCGACAGACTCGACGAGGTGCGGGCCGAACGCGACGACGAGGCTGTGGACGCGACGCTCGAAGCCCTCCGGACGGCGGCGAACGGCGACGACAACCTCGTCCCCTACATCGTCGAGGCGGTGAAGGCGTACGCCACCGTCGGCGAGATATCGAACGTCCTCCGCGAGGTGTTCGGCGAGTACCACCCGAGCCACGCGTGA